From the genome of Segatella hominis, one region includes:
- a CDS encoding fimbrillin family protein, whose product MKKFKIIYIAAAALLFAACANEEDGIGNNGPVAATVQADISNNIKTRGTADNNSWTAGDAIGVNVTSTGNTTGDNKKYVTTNGDGTFEAADNNNIIYFKDNKETTFSAYYPYSESLTDGKMDWNMAEVKANQPCMADVLFASGATASKASPIVNFTDIEHRFKHCMSLVEFKIKPGQGAKYNNYKFNRLELKGIFTSGKFDTRTGLVETVGDRRSIERNFVDVPFESEESFAYIMLPQNLESNKMDIEIYLLLNDSEVKYTTPITPSTHGQFEGGKKYTYNITVKNTGITIEDANIFPWENGDSGDLDADIAL is encoded by the coding sequence ATGAAGAAGTTTAAAATCATATACATCGCTGCCGCAGCATTGCTGTTTGCAGCTTGCGCTAACGAAGAAGACGGTATCGGCAACAATGGTCCTGTTGCTGCTACCGTACAGGCGGATATTTCCAACAATATCAAAACCCGTGGAACTGCAGACAACAACAGTTGGACAGCAGGCGATGCTATTGGCGTAAATGTCACATCAACAGGCAATACAACAGGAGACAACAAAAAGTATGTAACAACAAATGGGGATGGTACTTTTGAAGCTGCTGACAATAACAACATCATCTATTTCAAGGACAACAAAGAGACAACATTTAGTGCATACTATCCTTATAGCGAATCCTTAACTGATGGTAAAATGGATTGGAATATGGCTGAGGTAAAAGCAAACCAACCTTGTATGGCTGATGTACTTTTTGCCTCAGGAGCTACTGCAAGCAAAGCATCTCCAATTGTGAATTTTACAGATATCGAACATCGCTTTAAGCATTGTATGAGTTTGGTTGAATTCAAAATTAAACCAGGGCAGGGTGCCAAATATAACAATTATAAATTCAATCGCTTAGAGTTGAAAGGAATATTTACAAGCGGTAAATTTGACACAAGAACAGGTTTGGTTGAAACTGTTGGTGACAGAAGGTCTATTGAGCGTAATTTTGTTGATGTACCTTTTGAAAGCGAAGAAAGTTTTGCTTATATCATGTTGCCGCAAAACCTTGAAAGCAATAAGATGGATATAGAGATTTACTTGTTGTTGAATGATAGCGAAGTAAAATACACAACCCCTATAACACCATCCACCCATGGACAATTTGAAGGTGGCAAAAAATATACATACAACATAACTGTTAAAAATACGGGGATTACTATAGAAGATGCTAATATATTTCCTTGGGAAAATGGTGATTCAGGTGATTTAGACGCAGATATAGCTTTGTAA
- a CDS encoding fimbrillin family protein, which translates to MKTIKQRISYAVMGLITMGFTACTQNEDIAPTLKGQEINATFSVGGMQTRVNTLGDGESWEDKDKLKVSIFTDSDPGSTTVLSFNGETWSRNGSFRWLNGYEQHTILAVYPSDTDFGKNNLQYDLQTDQSSEGNLKNADLITGYWYDAPRFDLNIPMKHRMSLVTIVYHVGTADYPNMDISEPQVYSKHNSVDFNRDDRQGQFVMSTPTANPAWVKAYKHDDGMFSAIVIPGSYIKDEVFLRFKIGDNIFNAKMKMPTDFEEGKRYTYKLDVGKDIVKLTRISVDDLKGWTNEDDLK; encoded by the coding sequence ATGAAGACGATAAAACAAAGAATTTCCTATGCGGTAATGGGCCTTATCACTATGGGCTTTACAGCATGTACGCAAAATGAAGATATAGCTCCTACGCTGAAAGGGCAGGAAATCAATGCCACTTTCTCTGTTGGAGGTATGCAGACTCGTGTCAATACATTAGGAGATGGTGAAAGTTGGGAGGACAAAGATAAACTGAAAGTAAGTATATTTACGGATTCTGATCCTGGTAGTACGACTGTTCTTTCTTTTAATGGCGAAACCTGGTCCCGCAATGGTAGTTTCCGTTGGTTAAATGGATACGAACAACATACTATTTTGGCTGTATATCCATCTGACACGGATTTTGGGAAAAATAATCTACAGTATGATTTACAAACAGACCAAAGCAGCGAAGGTAATTTGAAAAACGCTGATCTCATAACTGGATATTGGTACGATGCTCCTCGGTTCGATTTAAACATTCCTATGAAGCATCGCATGTCGCTGGTCACGATAGTATATCATGTTGGTACTGCAGATTATCCTAATATGGATATTAGTGAACCACAAGTGTATTCTAAGCACAATAGTGTTGATTTTAACAGAGACGACCGACAAGGGCAATTTGTCATGAGTACACCTACTGCTAATCCTGCTTGGGTAAAAGCCTATAAGCATGACGATGGTATGTTTTCTGCAATCGTTATCCCTGGTTCATACATTAAAGATGAAGTCTTCTTGAGATTCAAGATAGGCGACAATATTTTTAATGCTAAAATGAAGATGCCTACCGACTTTGAAGAGGGTAAACGCTACACCTACAAACTCGATGTCGGAAAAGATATAGTGAAACTGACCAGAATCAGTGTAGATGATTTGAAAGGTTGGACAAATGAAGATGATCTCAAATAA
- a CDS encoding fimbrillin family protein, with translation MTKFFALALLAGAMVSCSTEDIAPSTQNDKVAVQFTGGISVNTRAAGVAWADGDKIGIFMTEAGKTLSADVIKEGVDNVCYQSNGSIAFSPVSGGKTVFFPIDGNVDFYSYYPQTTVNDYKVALDVTDQTKQETIDFMYAKTEGCNKATPQVDLKFFHKLSNLILDVQPGNGLTQEDLKKMTVTVKGQNTKATFNLVDGTISGEETPADITMKTTEAGKLYEAILLPTEEASRVIEFDLKNGYDAPFVWTMPVKLEGGKRYHYTVVKLSRSAVDISGTIKSWTEAGDNNEHIAQ, from the coding sequence ATGACGAAGTTTTTTGCCCTTGCACTCTTGGCAGGTGCAATGGTTTCATGCAGTACAGAAGATATCGCACCTTCTACCCAGAACGATAAGGTAGCCGTGCAGTTTACTGGTGGTATCAGCGTAAACACCCGTGCTGCTGGTGTAGCTTGGGCTGATGGTGACAAGATTGGTATCTTCATGACAGAAGCTGGCAAGACACTCTCTGCGGATGTAATCAAAGAGGGTGTTGACAATGTTTGCTATCAGTCAAATGGAAGTATAGCCTTTTCACCTGTTTCTGGTGGTAAGACTGTTTTCTTTCCGATAGATGGAAATGTGGATTTCTATTCTTACTATCCACAGACCACTGTCAATGACTACAAGGTTGCACTTGATGTAACAGACCAAACGAAACAAGAAACTATCGACTTCATGTATGCCAAGACAGAAGGCTGCAACAAAGCTACGCCACAGGTTGACTTGAAGTTCTTCCATAAGTTAAGCAATCTTATTTTGGATGTTCAACCAGGTAACGGTCTCACGCAAGAAGACCTTAAGAAAATGACTGTGACAGTGAAAGGTCAGAATACCAAAGCCACTTTCAATCTTGTGGATGGAACTATCTCTGGTGAAGAAACTCCTGCGGACATCACGATGAAAACTACCGAAGCTGGCAAGCTGTATGAGGCAATCCTGCTCCCTACAGAAGAAGCAAGCCGAGTGATAGAGTTTGACCTCAAGAATGGTTACGACGCTCCTTTTGTATGGACAATGCCTGTAAAACTTGAGGGTGGCAAAAGATACCACTATACAGTAGTAAAATTGAGTCGTTCTGCCGTAGATATTTCTGGAACCATTAAGTCTTGGACAGAGGCAGGAGACAATAATGAACATATAGCACAATAA